A genomic stretch from Malus domestica chromosome 15, GDT2T_hap1 includes:
- the LOC103401093 gene encoding protein SHORT INTERNODES-like, whose translation MAGFFSLGRGGSDDQHNSNNPPPPDHHHRHQIAPETLFWYKNEDVANQPYKGFELWQQQEQLLQLQTQPSQRLYQPHPHHHQDLYASAAALGVGPSSRGSDDTSSSRSAAAAFTTMSSSSGGGSGGVASCQDCGNQAKKDCIHMRCRTCCKSRGFDCPTHVKSTWVPASKRRERQQQHHHQQQDHMQHHHHQQQQQFQVIRGENSKRLRENPSSKPSRRILTNTNTSELDVVNFPPEVSSPAVFRCVKVSAIDEEDQYAYQTAVNIAGHLFKGILYDQGPESPNYNMNMAAETSSAGGVNFQPLNLVVGATTAVNTASIDGGGGHEGVAVAGSTIVIDPSSLYPAPINTYMGTQFFLPPRS comes from the exons ATGGCTGGTTTTTTCTCATTAGGCAGAGGCGGCAGCGACGACCAACATAACAGCAACAACCCGCCGCCGCCTGATCACCACCACCGCCATCAAATTGCTCCGGAGACGTTGTTCTGGTACAAAAATGAGGACGTGGCAAACCAGCCGTACAAGGGCTTCGAGCTGTGGCAGCAACAGGAGCAGCTCCTTCAGCTCCAAACCCAGCCGTCGCAGCGGCTCTACCAGCCTCATCCCCACCACCATCAAGATCTCTACGCTTCTGCGGCTGCTCTAGGGGTGGGTCCCAGCAGCAGGGGATCGGATGACACTTCATCGTCGAGGTCGGCCGCAGCGGCGTTTACGACGATGAGTTCGTCGTCAGGAGGAGGAAGCGGAGGAGTCGCCAGCTGTCAAGACTGCGGGAACCAAGCGAAGAAAGACTGCATACACATGAGGTGCAGGACTTGCTGCAAGAGCCGAGGGTTCGACTGTCCGACCCATGTCAAGAGCACGTGGGTCCCGGCGTCGAAACGTCGTGAGCGGCAGCAGCAACACCATCACCAACAGCAAGATCATATGCAACACCACCATCACCAACAACAGCAGCAGTTTCAAGTGATTCGAGGAGAAAATTCGAAAAGACTGAGAGAAAATCCGAGCTCGAAACCCTCTCGTCGTATTCtcacaaacacaaacacttcAG AGTTGGATGTGGTGAATTTCCCGCCGGAAGTGAGCTCGCCGGCGGTATTTCGCTGCGTGAAAGTGAGCGCAATCGACGAGGAGGATCAGTACGCGTACCAGACGGCTGTGAACATCGCAGGCCATTTGTTCAAAGGAATTCTTTACGACCAAGGACCCGAATCCCCTAACTACAATATGAACATGGCAGCTGAAACCTCGTCTGCTGGTGGAGTTAATTTCCAACCGCTCAATCTCGTCGTGGGAGCCACCACCGCCGTTAACACAGCTTCCATTGACGGTGGTGGAGGCCATGAGGGAGTGGCAGTGGCGGGTTCGACGATTGTTATAGATCCTTCTTCTCTATACCCAGCTCCAATTAACACATACATGGGTACGCAATTCTTCCTACCACCAAGATCTTGA